The following proteins are co-located in the Vigna angularis cultivar LongXiaoDou No.4 chromosome 2, ASM1680809v1, whole genome shotgun sequence genome:
- the LOC108329721 gene encoding uncharacterized protein LOC108329721, whose translation MVQSLCLMASHGYPTGLVLHPQLGLAGTNMKGYQISFPSPVAKVDLIRYESPYLKQSPCGESRKFQNEWVDYNEVINVDFSVQRPVLTDEKANCSSAVLFGFGIVAQCTKRDNIINLLMSETAEAGKDGANLSLLSKLMKLQLSGNGESRQPLSSLIYPSNQLIIQKPLLHFVQASALSSKITVHPDGQITFMGTAIELKDLVSVVAESYLSKSSQKGEKQFILVPLFNWVSINELERSHPSTLKKQSTLTAPLKSPEKVKPKPSPRKSKKVGMDRDRYRNYSYACETLLTLIVDKKQRGRTAILSLKKFSSELFDLLIQFTASIGGTGVAFLLFVVRNLVGGKATFCASNFFNTGFGLGLLCLSGAVNKLRVTISSIGESSGEFGLKEEKMMQKLDESIRDIYYTAAALLAVVMLSFA comes from the exons ATGGTGCAGAGTCTCTGTTTGATGGCATCTCATGGTTACCCAACTGGCCTTGTCTTACACCCACAACTGGGTTTGGCGGGCACCAACATGAAG GGCTACCAAATATCCTTTCCTTCTCCAGTAGCGAAAGTCGACCTAATTAGATACGAGTCTCCTTATCTCAAGCAAAGCCCATGTGGAGAGTCAAGGAAATTCCAAAATGAATGGGTTGATTACAATGAGGTTATTAATGTTGACTTCTCAGTTCAACGTCCCGTGCTTACTGATGAAAAAG CAAACTGCTCAAGTGCAGTCCTTTTTGGCTTTGGAATTGTTGCACAATGCACTAAGCGTGATAACATTATAAATTTGCTAATGTCTGAGACTGCTGAAGCAGGGAAAGATGGAGCAAATTTATCTTTGTTATCGAAGTTGATGAAATTGCAGTTGTCAGGCAATGGTGAATCTCGGCAACCATTGTCATCCCTTATCTATCCAAGTAATCAATTAATCATTCAGAAGCCTTTACTGCATTTTGTTCAAGCTTCAGCCCTTTCTTCAAAGATCACGGTTCATCCAGATGGTCAAATCACATTTATGGGTACTGCAATTGAGTTGAAAGATCTTGTCTCTGTAGTTGCTGAGTCATACTTATCAAAAAGCTCACAAAAGGGTGAAAAGCAATTTATACTTGTTCCACTCTTCAATTG GGTGAGTATCAATGAATTAGAGAGAAGTCATCCCTCTACATTGAAGAAACAATCCACCTTGACTGCTCCTTTAAAGAG CCCTGAGAAAGTGAAACCCAAGCCATCTCCAAGAAAGAGCAAGAAAGTAGGCATGGACAGGGATCGCTACAGAAACTATTCATATGCATGCGAGACCCTTCTGACCCTGATTGTGGACAAGAAGCAGCGTGGCAGGACAGCAATTCTCTCCCTGAAGAAATTTAGCTCTGAGCTTTTTGATCTTCTGATACAGTTTACTGCCAGTATTGGTGGAACCGGCGTTGCTTTTCTGCTATTTGTAGTGCGTAACCTAGTTGGTGGAAAGGCTACCTTCTGTGCTTCTAACTTTTTCAACACTGGGTTTGGATTGGGGTTGCTTTGTCTTTCTGGGGCAGTAAATAAGCTCAGGGTCACAATTTCGAGCATCGGCGAGAGCTCAGGAGAGTTTGGtttgaaagaagagaaaatgatgcAGAAGCTGGATGAGAGCATAAGAGATATTTACTATACTGCTGCGGCATTGCTAGCAGTGGTGATGCTGAGCTTTGCTTGA
- the LOC108329067 gene encoding BTB/POZ and MATH domain-containing protein 2, which yields MGKILRETAKPSANSSSASPSSAAPATTSSTSVTETVRGSHQFKITGYSLSKGIGIGKYMASDVFSVGGYDWAIYFYPDGKSVEDNATYVSLFIALASDGTDVRALFELTLLDQSGKERHKVHSHFERTLESGPYTLKYRGSMWGYKRFFKRTALETSDYLKDDCLSVNCSVGVVRSRTEGPKIYTIAIPPSSIGHQFGHLLESRKGSDVNFEVNGEIFSAHKLVLAARSPVFRAQLFGPMKDQNTQCIKVEDMEAPVFKALLHFIYWDSLPDMHELTGLNSKWASTLMAQHLLAAADRYGLERLRLTCEASLCEDVAINTVATTLALAEQHHCFQLKAVCLKFIATSENLRAVMQTDGFEYLKESCPSVLTELLEYVARFTEHSDFMCKHRNEALLDGSDINGRRVKQRL from the exons ATGGGTAAGATTCTCCGAGAAACCGCCAAGCCGTCGGCGAATTCTTCATCGGCGTCCCCCTCTTCTGCGGCGCCCGCCACCACGTCTTCCACGTCGGTGACGGAGACGGTGAGAGGCTCGCACCAGTTCAAGATCACGGGCTACTCGCTCTCGAAGGGGATCGGGATTGGAAAGTACATGGCCTCCGACGTGTTTTCCGTTGGAGGGTACGATTGGGCGATTTATTTCTACCCCGATGGGAAGAGCGTGGAGGACAATGCGACCTACGTGTCGCTCTTCATCGCTCTGGCCAGCGACGGCACCGACGTTAGGGCGCTTTTCGAGTTAACCCTTTTGGATCAGAGTGGCAAGGAGAGGCACAAGGTGCATAGCCATTTCGAGAGGACACTCGAAAGCGGGCCTTACACGTTAAAATACCGCGGTAGTATGTG GGGTTACAAAAGATTTTTTAAGAGAACAGCTCTAGAAACATCGGACTACCTTAAAGATGATTGTCTCTCTGTGAATTGTAGTGTTGGTGTTGTGAGGTCACGTACGGAAGGTCCTAAAATCTATACGATTGCAATACCACCTTCTAGCATTGGCCATCAGTTTGGGCATCTACTTGAAAGTCGTAAAGGAAGTGATGTGAATTTTGAAGTGAACGGAGAAATTTTTTCTGCTCATAAATTGGTATTAGCAGCTCGGTCACCTGTTTTTAGAGCACAGCTTTTTGGTCCTATGAAAGATCAGAATACCCAGTGTATTAAAGTTGAGGACATGGAGGCTCCAGTTTTCAAG GCATTGCTTCATTTTATATACTGGGACTCACTACCAGATATGCATGAGCTTACTGGGTTGAACTCAAAGTGGGCATCAACCTTGATGGCTCAGCATCTTCTAGCAGCAGCTGATCGGTACGGCCTAGAGAGGCTTAGGCTGACGTGTGAAGCAAGTCTTTGTGAAGATGTAGCAATTAATACTGTGGCTACAACTTTAGCCTTGGCAGAGCAGCACCATTGTTTCCAACTGAAAGCTGTTTGTCTCAAGTTTATCGCTACTTCTGAAAATCTTAGAG CTGTGATGCAAACTGACGGATTTGAGTACTTGAAGGAAAGTTGCCCATCTGTTCTGACTGAGCTATTGGAGTACGTGGCCAGATTTACTGAGCATTCGGACTTCATGTGCAAGCATAGGAATGAAGCACTACTTGATGGCAGTGACATAAATGGGAGGCGGGTGAAGCAAAGGCTCTAG
- the LOC128193325 gene encoding sm-like protein LSM2, producing MLFFSYFKDLVGREVTVELKNDLAIRGTLHSVDQYLNIKLENTRVVDQDKYPHMLSVRNCFIRGSVVRYVQLPPEGVDIELLHDATRREARSG from the exons ATG TTGTTCTTCTCGTACTTCAAGGATTTGGTGGGAAGAGAAGTAACCGTAGAGCTGAAGAACGATTTGGCCATCAGAGGGACATTGCATTCCGTTGATCAGTACCTCAACATCAAGCTCGAAAACACTCGCGTCGTTGATCAAGACAAGTACCCCCACATG CTTTCAGTAAGAAACTGCTTCATCAGAGGTTCGGTAGTGAGATACGTGCAATTACCTCCAGAAGGGGTGGACATTGAATTGTTGCACGATGCCACTAGGAGAGAGGCTAGGAGCGGTTAG
- the LOC108329135 gene encoding mediator of RNA polymerase II transcription subunit 33B: protein MAVPAQTSEADAWDAVLRQTKLAVESNTDPYAWAFDIRSTLHSSAIAIPSTELAHRLVSHFFWDNYSAAAWKLLHTSLSLDIIPPSLLVALLSAAVVPRRKLYPTAYRLYMELLKQLRDMLEHDVSSPNYEKIMKSIDHVLQLSQVYGQKLWEPGIVLVEFVFSVVWQLLEASLHDEGLLDHTTENKPIWLCRSHDMDIDGHDSVGEKKTKDVEGFQKKNTAMAIEIIAEFLQHKMTSRILSLVHWNMPSYWKSFVHQTQLLVSNSPILRNLRNNTADSLMSLTQNIHAVVSHEFKIKSKVRTEEVICGGSPMSFAAQSSGDSWSALWLPIDLILEDALDGGQVAAFSAIEIITGLVKTLHVVNGTMWHSTFLGLWVAALRLVQRVGTVPTKRERDSKEGPIPRLDTCMCMLLSITTLVVTCIIEEEEGQLIEEAEHSPTTSKGTEKPALGKCRGELITSLQLLGDYESLLTPPQPVLVEANQAAAKAILFLSGNPVGSGYMEYTNGLPIKYSGNLRHLIVEACIARNLLDASAYLWPGYVSECSNQIPCSISNHVPGWSSLMEGSQLTPELVNVLVATPACSLAEIEKIYEIAINGSDEDKISAATIMCGASLGRGWNIQELTLPFITKLLSPIDPPNYSGAESHLISQAAFLNVLLLGISSVDCVHIFSLHGLVPLLAAGLMLISEVFGSRVPDASGTVAAGEKLTHWEVFSNAFTLLLRFWRFDRLPVEQVRSDATAPPFGSLLSPECLLLVRNSKLASLGRTAKDQKMLKRWSNILSFPADPVFMDFFPKLNYWYRKHQESIASTRSGLVPGGPVNRIVDALLSMMFSKVSNGAEPSTSGNNSSSGLALDDALKVPAWDILEAIPFVLDASLTSCAYGKLSTRDLATGLKDLADFLPASLVTIASYFSAEVTRGVWKPALMNGTDWPSPASNLSLVQQEIKNILVDFNVPSLDIDGKSPPTLPLPLAAFVSLTITYKLDKATERFLALIAPTVTALASACPWPSLPIVTSLWIQKVKRWSNYFVLSASSTVFHHNRDSVVQLLKSCFTSTLGLGSACIYDNGGVGALLGHGLVPQISDGISPVAPGILYLRVYRSIGDIALLIEEIVPILMLSVRDIASDLTKGVIRKPKKTKFGIKYGQVSLARSMARVEHAALLGASLVWISGGPKFVQYLISETLPSWFLSASMLEDGGGESGVMVAMLKGYALAFFVFLSIEFSWGIDNSHPPKRLAKVIGLHMEFLESALNRTTSMRCHSATWEAYVSWFVSLMVSRAPSWIQEADEDLLKRLSRGLRCMDEHELALRLLEIGGIRVMGAAAEMIIEFKRI from the exons ATGGCAGTTCCCGCGCAAACCAGCGAGGCTGATGCGTGGGACGCAGTCCTACGCCAAACGAAGTTGGCCGTTGAGAGCAACACCGATCCTTACGCGTGGGCCTTCGACATCAGGTCGACGCTTCACTCCTCGGCCATTGCCATCCCTTCCACCGAACTCGCTCATCGCTTGGTCTCTCACTTCTTTTGGGACAACTACTCCGCCGCCGCATGGAAGCTTCTACACACCTCCCTATCCCTCGACATCATCCCTCCCTCCCTCCTCGTCGCACTTCTATCTGCCGC GGTTGTACCACGCAGAAAACTCTACCCCACTGCTTACAGACTTTATATGGAACTCCTTAAGCAACTTCGAGATATGCTTGAACATGATGTCAGTTCTCCAAACTATGAAAA GATTATGAAATCAATTGATCACGTTCTTCAGCTTTCTCAAGTATACGGTCAAAAGTTGTGGGAGCCTGGAATTGTTCTAGTTGAATTTGTCTTTTCAGTCGTATGGCAGTTACTTGAAGCATCATTACATGACGAAGGCTTACTAGATCACACTACAGAGAATAAGCCTATATGGCTATGCAGGTCACATGACATGGATATTGATGGACATGACAGTGTAGGCGAAAAGAAAACTAAGGATGTTGAGGGGTTTCAGAAGAAAAATACAGCAATGGCTATAGAGATTATTGCAGAATTTTTGCAACACAAAATGACTTCAAGGATCCTTTCCTTAGTTCATTGGAACAT GCCATCATATTGGAAATCTTTCGTTCACCAAACACAGCTGCTTGTGTCAAACTCTCCAATTTTAAGGAATTTGAGAAATAATACCGCAGACAGTCTTATGAGTTTGACGCAAAATATCCATGCGGTTGTTTCTCATGAgttcaaaataaaatctaagGTGAGGACTGAAGAAGTCATATGTGGTGGTTCGCCCATGTCTTTTGCTGCGCAGTCTTCTGGGGATAGTTGGTCTGCACTCTGGCTTCCTATTGATCTTATTCTTGAAGATGCTTTGGATGGAGGGCAAGTGGCAGCTTTTAGTGCTATTGAGATTATTACag GTTTGGTTAAGACTTTACACGTTGTTAATGGCACTATGTGGCACAGCACATTTTTGGGGCTATGGGTTGCAGCACTGCGTTTGGTTCAAAGGGTTGGAACTGTTCCAACAAAAAGG GAGAGAGATTCAAAAGAAGGTCCTATACCTCGTCTTGATACCTGCATGTGTATGCTACTGAGCATTACAACCCTCGTGGTTACTTGTattattgaagaagaagaaggtcaACTGATTGAAGAAGCTGAGCATAGCCCTACAACAAGCAAAGGGACAGAAAAACCAGCTCTGGGGAAGTGTCGTGGGGAATTGATTACCAGTTTACAGCTATTGGGTGATTATGAGTCCTTACTCACTCCACCTCAGCCCGTTCTTGTGGAAGCCAATCAGGCTGCTGCCAAAGCTATTTTGTTCTTATCAGGAAACCCTGTTGGTAGTGGATACATGGAATATACGAATGGCTTGCCGATAAAATATT CTGGCAACTTACGCCATCTAATTGTTGAGGCATGTATTGCCAGAAACCTACTTGATGCATCAGCTTATCTATGGCCTGGCTATGTGAGTGAATGCAGCAATCAAATTCCTTGTAGCATTTCTAATCATGTCCCTGGCTGGTCTTCTTTGATGGAGGGGTCACAGCTAACTCCTGAATTGGTTAATGTCTTAGTTGCAACTCCAGCTTGCAG CTTAGCAGAGATTgagaaaatatatgaaattgcAATCAATGGTTCAGATGAAGACAAGATATCTGCTGCTACCATTATGTGTGGGGCATCTCTGGGACGTGGGTGGAATATACAG GAGCTTACCCTTCCTTTTATCACAAAATTGCTTTCGCCTATAGATCCTCCCAATTACTCTGGGGCTGAGAGCCATTTGATCAGCCAAGCTGCCTTTTTAAACGTTCTACTTTTGGGAATCTCATCTGTAGACTGTGTTCATATATTCTCCCTACATGGTTTG GTTCCATTACTTGCGGCAGGACTAATGCTAATAAGTGAGGTTTTTGGATCACGTGTTCCAGATGCCTCGGGGACTGTTGCAGCCGGAGAAAAACTTACTCATTGGGAGGTATTCTCTAATGCATTTACTCTTTTGCTGAGATTTTGGCGGTTTGATCGTCTACCTGTTGAACAAGTGAGAAGCGATGCAACAGCGCCACCGTTTGGATCACTACTTAGTCCTGAATGCCTTTTATTAGTTCGAAACAGTAAATTGGCGTCGCTTGGAAGAACAGCAAAGGATCAGAAAATGCTCAAAAGATGGTCAAACATTTTAAGCTTTCCTGCAGACCCTGTATTTATGGATTTCTTCCCAAAATTAAACTATTGGTACCGAAAACATCAAGAAAGCATTGCTTCTACCCGCTCGGGTCTTGTGCCTGGAGGGCCTGTTAATCGGATCGTCGATGCCCTACTAAGCATGATGTTTTCGAAGGTAAGTAATGGAGCCGAACCTTCGACTTCAGGAAACAACAGTTCATCTGGGCTTGCATTGGATGATGCTTTAAAAGTGCCTGCCTGGGATATCCTCGAAGCTATTCCCTTTGTCCTGGATGCTTCGCTGACATCCTGCGCTTATGGGAAACTCTCTACCCGTGACCTAGCTACAG GTCTCAAAGATCTAGCCGATTTCCTTCCGGCTTCTTTGGTTACCATTGCAAGCTATTTTTCTGCTGAAGTTACGAGAGGCGTATGGAAGCCAGCTTTAATGAATGGAACTGACTGGCCCAGCCCTGCCTCAAATTTATCCCTTGTTCAACAAGAAATAAAGAACATCTTAGTAGATTTCAATGTCCCAAGCCTTGATATAG atgGAAAGTCTCCACCCACACTTCCTTTGCCTTTGGCAGCTTTTGTAAGCCTTACGATAACATATAAACTTGACAAGGCCACTGAACGATTCCTTGCCCTGATTGCCCCTACCGTGACTGCCCTTGCTTCTGCTTGCCCCTGGCCCTCCTTGCCCATTGTGACGTCTTTGTGGATCCAGAAGGTGAAGCGTTGGAGTAACTACTTTGTGCTCTCTGCTTCCAGCACTGTTTTCCACCACAACAGGGATTCTGTAGTTCAACTACTAAAAAGTTGCTTCACATCCACCCTTGGCCTTGGCTCTGCCTGCATTTATGATAATGGCGGTGTCGGTGCCCTTCTTGGTCACGGCTTAGTTCCCCAAATATCCGATGGGATCTCTCCAGTTGCTCCAGGAATTCTTTACCTAAGAGTGTATCGGTCTATTGGAGATATCGCGTTATTGATTGAAGAAATTGTGCCTATTCTAATGCTTTCGGTTAGAGACATAGCGAGTGATTTGACCAAGGGGGTTATAAGGAAACCAAAGAAAACCAAGTTTGGGATCAAATATGGCCAAGTTTCTCTGGCCAGATCCATGGCACGTGTGGAGCATGCGGCTCTACTCGGCGCTTCATTGGTTTGGATATCAGGTGGACCAAAGTTTGTTCAATATTTGATAAGTGAAACTCTGCCTTCCTGGTTTTTATCAGCTTCCATGTTGGAGGACGGTGGTGGAGAATCTGGAGTTATGGTTGCCATGCTCAAAGGTTATGCACTGGCATTTTTTGTCTTCCTTAGCATAGAATTTTCCTGGGGTATTGACAACTCGCATCCACCCAAACGACTGGCGAAGGTTATTGGGTTGCATATGGAATTTCTTGAGAGTGCCCTGAACAGGACTACATCAATGCGTTGTCATAGTGCTACTTGGGAGGCCTATGTTTCATGGTTTGTCAGCTTGATGGTGAGCCGAGCTCCGTCGTGGATTCAGGAAGCTGACGAGGATTTGCTCAAGAGACTGAGCAGGGGACTAAGATGTATGGATGAACACGAGTTGGCTCTTCGCCTGTTGGAAATTGGAGGGATACGTGTGATGGGCGCTGCAGCTGAAATGATAATTGAATTTAAACGTATCTGA
- the LOC108329136 gene encoding isoamylase 2, chloroplastic, with product MHNNLTVISISPTSCNAQLTTTEFPSPDSTMASFMSLFSLSLIPFNQHKFQAKSFCFHKPLIQRKHHQFGSQNLFFPFFRNPSSKLCATSRLSIEETEQQVGTSTRPEDLKGALAYLFRTETGGGLVKVYVTKKKDRYFVYVEISSLDVNHCGESETLVLCWGVYRGDASCFVDMDSTGLSGIAAKRMNVSPLVQTSVGKFGVELEFDAKYVPLYLSFFLMSSLNAGLEIRSHRRTNFCVPVGLLPGYPSPLGLSYSPDGSVNFSIFSRHAESVVLCLYDEKGVEKPALEVDLDPYVNRSGDMWHVSLENVKSFVSYGFRCRGGVHKQNRGDSSAEHVVLDPYAKIVANSCPGGLGLVQNLGWLRKEPAFDWGDDFHPDLSMEELVVYRLNVKRFTQHESSQLPSGSAGTFTGLAEKVQHFKDIGVNAVLLEPVFTFDEKKGPYFPCNFFSLMHIYGPSGGPESTMASMKEMVKIMHANGIEVLMEVVFSNTAQIGALQGIDDSSYYLANGVGDLKIRSALNCNYPIVHNLVLDSLRHWVTEFHIDGFSFINASHLLRGFHGEYLSRPPLVEAIAFDPVLSKTKIIADCWDPHDMVAKEIHFPHWMRWAEMNAKFCNDVRNFLRGESLLSDLATRLCGSGDMFSDGRGPTFSFNYIAKNLGFSLVDLVSFNSDDELSWNCGEEGATNNTTVLETRLKQIRNFLFVLFVSLGVPVLNMGDECAHSSGGSLAHDDIKPITWNTLTTGFGKQISQFIFFMSSLRKRRSDLLQRRSFLKEENIEWYGSDGAPPRWEDPSCKFLAMTLKAEVAKFPESSGDLFIAFNAADHPETTVLPLPPEGMSWYRLVDTALPFPSFFSTSGEIVPEMRAGLFTYKMKSHSCVLFEACNYTI from the coding sequence ATGCATAACAACCTTACTGTAATCTCTATTAGTCCAACCTCATGCAATGCTCAATTAACAACAACTGAATTTCCTTCCCCAGATTCAACTATGGCAAGTTTTATGTCACTCTTCTCCTTGTCACTGATTCCTTTCAATCAACACAAATTCCAAGCCAAAAGTTTTTGTTTTCACAAGCCCTTGATCCAAAGGAAGCACCACCAATTTGGATCGCAAAACCTCTTTTTCCCCTTTTTCCGAAACCCATCTTCGAAATTGTGTGCCACTTCACGATTGTCCATTGAGGAGACGGAGCAACAAGTCGGAACCTCGACCCGACCGGAAGACCTGAAAGGGGCGTTGGCTTATCTGTTTAGGACGGAAACTGGTGGAGGTTTGGTGAAAGTTTATGTCACAAAGAAAAAAGATAGGTATTTTGTTTACGTTGAGATTTCTTCGTTGGATGTGAATCATTGTGGTGAAAGTGAAACATTGGTGTTGTGTTGGGGTGTGTATAGGGGTGATGCATCTTGTTTTGTGGATATGGATTCGACGGGGTTGAGTGGGATTGCGGCAAAGCGGATGAATGTTAGTCCTTTGGTGCAAACTTCTGTTGGCAAGTTTGGAGTTGAGTTGGAATTTGATGCCAAATATGTTCCTTTGTACTTGTCATTTTTCTTGATGTCATCTTTGAATGCAGGGTTGGAGATTAGAAGCCATAGGAGAACGAATTTTTGCGTGCCGGTTGGGTTGCTTCCGGGTTACCCGAGTCCTTTGGGGCTCTCTTATTCTCCTGATGGCTCTGtgaatttttctattttctcgaGACATGCTGAGAGTGTGGTTTTGTGCTTGTATGATGAGAAGGGTGTGGAGAAGCCTGCTTTGGAGGTTGATTTGGATCCCTATGTGAATAGGTCAGGTGACATGTGGCATGTCTCGCTTGAGAATGTCAAGAGTTTCGTGAGCTATGGTTTTCGCtgcagaggaggtgttcataaGCAGAACAGAGGTGATAGTTCTGCTGAGCATGTTGTTTTGGACCCGTATGCTAAGATTGTCGCTAATTCTTGTCCTGGTGGTCTTGGACTAGTGCAGAATCTTGGATGGTTGAGAAAGGAACCTGCTTTTGACTGGGGTGATGATTTTCACCCAGATTTGTCCATGGAGGAACTGGTGGTTTACAGGTTGAATGTCAAGCGCTTCACACAGCATGAGTCAAGCCAACTTCCAAGTGGTTCAGCTGGAACCTTTACTGGTTTGGCTGAGAAGGTTCAGCATTTTAAAGATATAGGTGTGAATGCTGTTCTGCTGGAGCCGGTTTTCacatttgatgaaaaaaaaggaCCATATTTTCCTTGCAATTTTTTCTCCCTGATGCACATTTATGGACCATCTGGTGGTCCTGAATCTACTATGGCCTCTATGAAAGAGATGGTTAAAATTATGCATGCCAATGGGATAGAAGTTCTTATGGAAGTAGTTTTCTCAAATACTGCTCAGATTGGTGCTCTACAGGGAATTGATGACTCATCCTACTATTTAGCAAATGGAGTTGGTGATTTGAAGATACGGAGTGCTTTGAACTGTAACTATCCTATAGTGCACAATTTGGTTCTGGACAGTCTGCGGCATTGGGTGACTGAGTTTCACATTGACGGCTTCTCTTTCATAAATGCTTCACACCTGCTGAGGGGATTTCATGGGGAGTACTTGTCTAGACCTCCATTAGTTGAAGCAATTGCTTTTGACCCAGTGCTCTCCAAGACTAAAATCATTGCAGATTGCTGGGATCCTCATGACATGGTAGCGAAGGAAATTCACTTTCCTCATTGGATGAGATGGGCTGAAATGAATGCAAAATTTTGTAATGATGTGAGGAACTTTTTAAGGGGTGAAAGTCTTCTTAGCGACCTTGCAACAAGACTCTGTGGGAGTGGAGACATGTTTTCTGACGGACGAGGCCCAACATTCTCTTTTAATTACATTGCCAAGAATTTAGGATTTTCTCTTGTAGACTTGGTTAGCTTCAACAGTGATGATGAATTGAGTTGGAATTGTGGAGAAGAAGGAGCCACTAACAACACCACTGTCCTTGAAACGCGACTCAAACAAATCCGTAATTTCCTCTTTGTCTTGTTTGTGTCATTAGGAGTACCTGTTCTGAACATGGGAGATGAATGTGCCCACTCCTCTGGTGGTTCTCTTGCACACGATGACATAAAGCCCATCACTTGGAATACTTTGACAACAGGCTTTGGTAAACAAATCTCacaattcattttctttatgaGTTCACTGAGAAAGAGGAGGAGTGATCTTCTTCAGAGAAGGAGCTtcttaaaagaagaaaacatagAATGGTATGGAAGTGATGGGGCTCCACCAAGATGGGAAGATCCATCATGCAAGTTCCTGGCCATGACTTTGAAGGCTGAAGTAGCAAAGTTCCCAGAGAGCTCTGGGGATCTATTTATTGCTTTTAATGCAGCTGATCACCCAGAAACTACAGTTTTACCCTTGCCTCCAGAAGGGATGTCATGGTACCGCTTAGTTGACACAGCTCTTCCATTTCCCAGCTTTTTCTCAACCAGTGGTGAAATAGTCCCTGAGATGAGAGCAGGTCTCTTTACTTATAAAATGAAGTCTCACAGCTGCGTTTTGTTTGAGGCGTGTAATTATACCATTTAA